The stretch of DNA ACATATGCACGACCGATAACGATAAGGCACTTCTTGTGTACTCTACCAACGAAAACAAATAGTTCTTATCAATACAGATTGGCATTAATCACGGCTCCGAATTAGATCAATGATGTGATTCCGCCACGAGGACGCCGTTCCGTTCCGATCCCACTCCAAAATGAGCCACGGCGACCAGGGTCACGGCCAGAGCGGCCAGCGCAGCCAGGAGCGCACTGGCGGAGGCGACTCCAGCAAGGACAGGGAGAAGGAGAGGGAGAAGAAGGGCTGGTTCCACTCGCTGACCAGGCGCAAGAAGTCCGACTCGGCGCTAGCTCTCTCGGCGTCCGCTTCCACCAGTGGCTGCCAGTcgcagaacaacaacaacgaggtGTGCGTCCTTGAGGCAGCCAACTCATCCATGGCCAGCTGCAGCAATGGGGGCACGACGACGGGAACGCTGCGCAGGCGGCGGGACAAGGACAAGGAGAAGGACAAGCGGAACGTGTTCGCCAGACTCCGCAGGAAGGTGGGCCAGGGACTCAGCTCACTGCGCAACTGGCACTCGATGAGCGACTGCGACGACGGAGGGACCACGGATGCCACCTACGAGTTCCTCACGCCGGCCATCTGCCTGGAACCCACGCTGCCATTCACGCACGACTACTTGCGCTTCATCCGGAAGAAGTGGCTGGAGCGCGAGGACGCCCACTCGCCCAACCAGGTCATGTACAAGGCCTGCTCGGAGATGATCAAGTAAGCGCTGTAAGGTCAACGGTCGGTGGTGACTCACTtcctttgttttcgttttcagcCAAGTGTGGTACTGGGGCGAAATCTCCAGGCGCGATTCGCAGCGTCAGTTGAGCGACAAGCCGACTGGGTCGTTCCTGGTCCGCGACTCGGAGACCAGCGGATCCCAGTTCACACTTAGCTTCCGGATTGTAAACGTAACGCTGCACTATAGGCTGGAGTTTAGGGAGGACTTTTGGCACTTCGAGGAGCTCAAGTACGAGTCGATTGTGGAGATGATCGAGGACATCTTGCACCGCTGCACCAACGACAACTTCGTTTGCTTCGTGAAGGTTCCCAACGAGATGCAGCCGCCGTTTCCGGTGATTCTCAAGTATCCGCTTAGCCGGTACGCCAACATGCCCAAGCTGCAGGACCTGTGTCGGCGCGTCCTGCAGCGCCAGATGTCGCGCGAGCAGC from Drosophila takahashii strain IR98-3 E-12201 chromosome 2R, DtakHiC1v2, whole genome shotgun sequence encodes:
- the Socs44A gene encoding suppressor of cytokine signaling 2 is translated as MSHGDQGHGQSGQRSQERTGGGDSSKDREKEREKKGWFHSLTRRKKSDSALALSASASTSGCQSQNNNNEVCVLEAANSSMASCSNGGTTTGTLRRRRDKDKEKDKRNVFARLRRKVGQGLSSLRNWHSMSDCDDGGTTDATYEFLTPAICLEPTLPFTHDYLRFIRKKWLEREDAHSPNQVMYKACSEMINQVWYWGEISRRDSQRQLSDKPTGSFLVRDSETSGSQFTLSFRIVNVTLHYRLEFREDFWHFEELKYESIVEMIEDILHRCTNDNFVCFVKVPNEMQPPFPVILKYPLSRYANMPKLQDLCRRVLQRQMSREQLAQLPVPAQMLEYLSVERELVFQS